Proteins found in one Apostichopus japonicus isolate 1M-3 chromosome 16, ASM3797524v1, whole genome shotgun sequence genomic segment:
- the LOC139982024 gene encoding uncharacterized protein, producing MTADIERRIQTVEMRCYRRLLNISYRDHISNQEVRKRIGQAIGPYDELLTIVKKRKLRWYGHVTRSTGLAETILQGTVPGGKRRGRQRKSWEDNIPEWTSLKLPDGLREAEDRKKWKAIVGRASVAPLRSTRLRDR from the coding sequence ATGACAGCAGACATCGAAAGGAGGATACAAACTGTAGAAATGAGATGTTACCGCAGACTCCTCAATATATCCTACAGGGACCACATCTCCAATCAAGAAGTGAGGAAAAGAATTGGCCAGGCTATCGGGCCCTACGATGAACTCCTCACCATTGTGAAAAAACGCAAATTGAGATGGTATGGTCATGTCACAAGATCTACAGGACTGGCTGAGACGATCCTGCAGGGCACGGTACCGGGAGGAAAAAGGAGAGGCAGACAGAGGAAAAGTTGGGAGGACAACATCCCAGAGTGGACGAGCCTCAAACTGCCTGATGGCCTTCGAGAGGCAGAGGATAGGAAGAAATGGAAAGCAATAGTTGGGAGGGCATCTGTGGCGCCCCTACGGTCTACCAGACTCCGGGataggtga